The DNA segment CTGGTCAACAGTAACAGGTGATGGAGATTACGGTCTCTTCCCACTATTCCATGAATCTCAATTTGGTTCTGCGGGTAACCGTACATTTACAGATAATGCAGAGCTTAATGAGCTGCTGATGTCTGCTCGTCAAAACGAAGATCAGGAAGCACGTTTAGGTCAATATGAAGAAGCTCAAAACATCATTGCTAATGAAGCAATTGTGTATCCACTTTTCCATGAAGACTATCTACTTGGCGTAAGTGATAGTGTAGAAGGACTGTGGCAGCATCCAACAAGAAGACTAATGCTTCAGGATGTTACACTGAACTAAATAAGGATAGAAAATGAGAGCGGGTGTCCATTCAATATGGACACCCGCTTTTTTGGTGCAAGCAAATAATAGTTAAAAGCGACCTTAATCCCTTATATTGTTATTGTCTGATAATATAAAAAATACTGAATACGTTTTCTTAAAATAGGGTCCTAACCCTTGATGGTGTTTGATAAATCAGATAATACAAACATGTGCAAAAATAAAAAGTAAACTAAAATTATTGTCCAACTATTTAAAATCATGTATAGTGTATAAAGATTAATACATCAATATAATGTTTAAGGGGGAAATACAATGAAGTTAGGGAAAAAACATCTATCAATGTGGATGCTTATTCTTTTAGTAAGCTTTGGTTTAGCAGCATGTGCTAGTGAGCCAGATGCAAACTCAGGTTCAAGCGATGATGATGCAGCTGCTGGAAATGAAGAAGGTACTGGTGGCGATTTAGTCATTGATACGAAGTCTGAACTTGTTTCACTTGATCCACACGGTGTGAATGACGTACCTTCTGGTAATGTTCAATCAAATATTTACGAAAAACTTGTTTTCTTTGATGAGGAAATGGATATTCAAAACGGTCTTGCTGAAGACTGGAAGCAAGTAGATGAGAACACACTTGAATTCAAGCTACGTGAAGGCGTTACATTTACAGATGGCGAAGCATTTAATGCTGAAGCTGTAAAAGCAAATATTGAACGTATTACGGACGAAGAAATTGCATCACAGCGTGCATTTTTATTCGCGGATGTTTCAGAAATTAATGTTGTAGACGACTATACGATTCAATTTATTACAGAAGAACCTTCTGCTTCATTGATTTTCAGCTTTGCTCATAATGGAGGTAGCATGATTAGCCCTGCATCCATTGAGGAAGATTATGCTGCAATGGAAAACGGAGAAACGTCTGGTTCTGTTATTGGAACAAACCCAGTGGGAACAGGTATCTTTAAGCTTGATGAATGGGCTTCTGGAAACTTTGTTCGTCTTGTGAAAAATGAAGATTACTGGGACGGGGAAGCGAAGCTTGATTCTGTAACATTCCAAGTTGTTTCAGAGGATAACACTCGTTTAGCTAACATTGAAACAGGAAGTGCTCATATTTCTGAGCCAACTGCACCAAGTGATGTTAACCGTGTAGAAAACTCGGATGTAATGGATATTGTTCAATCAGACAGCTTAAACGTTTCATATATTGGTTTCAACACAGAGAGAGAACCATTTGATGATGTGCGCGTTCGTCGTGCAATCTCTATGGCAATTAATAACGAAGATGTAGTAAACAACCTATACAATGGTTATGGTACACCTGCAAAAGGTCCAATTGCTCCAGGAGTTATCGGATACGATGACAGCATTGAGCCAATTGAATACAATCCAGAAGAAGCAAAGAAATTGCTTGAAGAAGCTGGAATTGAAGATGGTTTTGAAATCACAATTTCTACAAACGATACAACAGAGCGTCAAGATTTAGCTACATTTGTTCAAGCTGAACTTGAAAAAGTAGGACTAAATGTGAATATTGATATCGTTGAGTGGGGTGCTTACCTAGAGCAAACAGCTCAAGGTGACACAGACATGTTTGTTCTTGGATGGAGCTCGGCTACTGGAGATGCAGATTATGCACTTGAGCCATTATTCCACTCTAAAAACAAAGGTAATGCTGGTAACCGTTCTTTCTACGAGAACGAAGAAGTAGATGCATTGCTTGATGAAGCGAAAAACGAGTTAGACACAACAAAACGTAACGAGCTTTATAGCCAAGTCCAAGAAATCCTAATTGAAGAAGCACCACTTTTATACACTCACCATAAGGTTGAGCTAAATGCGGTTGCTAATACTGTTCATGGTTTCTACCGTCACCCAACTGGAGACTTCTGGTTGAAAGACGTTTACGTTGAATAATACGTACTAATTGAAAGTAGACCCTCTCGCCGAGGGTCTACTTTTTTATTTGAAAAATATGTCGATTAAATAAGTAAAAAGTCATGTTTTGTGAGAAAAGGTGAAAAAACAGTCGTAAATTGTCTGAATATAAGCTATATTAGTTCGATAATAGATGTTTGAATCTTTTAAATACTATCAAGAGTTTGAAAGGATGCATATTTATGAAAAAGTCTTATTTACTCCTTGGTTTACTAACAGTGGGGTTAGTGGCGTGTGCTAGTGAGCCACAAGCTTCCGGATCAGCAGATGAGGCTTCGACGGATGGTCAGGGCGGAGATCTAGTGATTGATATGGGGGCTGAGGCCGTTACGCTTGATCCTCATTTAGCGAATGATGTTCCATCTGGAAACGTGGCGTCTAATATTTATGATAAGCTTGTAAACTTTGATGGAGAGATGAATATAGAAGAAAACCTCGCTAAGAAATGGGAGCAGGTGGATGACCTAACACTTCGCTTTGAGCTTGAAGAAGGGGTAACCTTCCATGACGGGGAACCATTTAATGCTGAGGCTGTTAAAGCGAATATTGACCGTGTAACGGATCCTGATATTGCCTCACCAAGAGGATATCTATTTG comes from the Alkalihalobacillus sp. FSL W8-0930 genome and includes:
- a CDS encoding glutathione ABC transporter substrate-binding protein, which encodes MKLGKKHLSMWMLILLVSFGLAACASEPDANSGSSDDDAAAGNEEGTGGDLVIDTKSELVSLDPHGVNDVPSGNVQSNIYEKLVFFDEEMDIQNGLAEDWKQVDENTLEFKLREGVTFTDGEAFNAEAVKANIERITDEEIASQRAFLFADVSEINVVDDYTIQFITEEPSASLIFSFAHNGGSMISPASIEEDYAAMENGETSGSVIGTNPVGTGIFKLDEWASGNFVRLVKNEDYWDGEAKLDSVTFQVVSEDNTRLANIETGSAHISEPTAPSDVNRVENSDVMDIVQSDSLNVSYIGFNTEREPFDDVRVRRAISMAINNEDVVNNLYNGYGTPAKGPIAPGVIGYDDSIEPIEYNPEEAKKLLEEAGIEDGFEITISTNDTTERQDLATFVQAELEKVGLNVNIDIVEWGAYLEQTAQGDTDMFVLGWSSATGDADYALEPLFHSKNKGNAGNRSFYENEEVDALLDEAKNELDTTKRNELYSQVQEILIEEAPLLYTHHKVELNAVANTVHGFYRHPTGDFWLKDVYVE